In a single window of the Sulfurimonas sp. hsl 1-7 genome:
- the lptB gene encoding LPS export ABC transporter ATP-binding protein produces MHTLKAVELKKSIKDLNIVKGISLEVKSGEVVGLLGPNGAGKTTTFYMICGLVAASDGKVFFDEDELTGQPLHQRALKGIGYLPQEASIFKDLSVEDNLMIAAQVGIKDKAAQEARILELLDMFNIEPIRYRKGISLSGGERRRVEIARALVNHPKFLLLDEPFAGVDPIAVMDIQKVIHQLVSYDIGVLITDHNVRETLDVCDRAYVIKSGELLASGTSEEIGQNEDVRTHYLGENFKL; encoded by the coding sequence ATGCATACGCTAAAAGCGGTTGAATTAAAAAAAAGCATTAAAGACCTTAACATTGTTAAAGGGATTAGTTTAGAGGTAAAAAGCGGTGAAGTTGTCGGACTTCTTGGACCAAACGGAGCTGGAAAAACAACTACGTTTTATATGATCTGCGGACTTGTTGCTGCAAGTGACGGAAAAGTGTTTTTTGATGAGGATGAGTTGACGGGTCAACCGCTGCATCAAAGAGCTTTAAAGGGGATTGGGTACCTGCCTCAAGAGGCTTCGATCTTTAAAGACCTTAGTGTAGAGGACAATCTTATGATCGCTGCACAGGTCGGGATCAAAGACAAAGCTGCGCAGGAAGCGCGTATTTTAGAACTGCTTGATATGTTCAACATTGAGCCGATTCGTTATCGTAAAGGTATCTCACTTTCAGGTGGTGAGCGTCGTCGTGTCGAGATTGCTCGTGCGCTTGTAAATCATCCGAAGTTTTTACTTCTTGATGAACCTTTTGCGGGGGTTGATCCAATCGCGGTTATGGACATTCAAAAAGTTATCCATCAACTTGTTTCTTACGATATCGGTGTACTTATTACTGATCATAATGTTCGTGAAACGTTAGATGTATGTGATCGAGCGTATGTTATTAAATCGGGTGAACTGCTTGCAAGCGGAACGAGTGAGGAGATCGGACAAAACGAAGATGTTCGAACGCACTATCTCGGTGAAAACTTTAAATTGTAG
- the tsaE gene encoding tRNA (adenosine(37)-N6)-threonylcarbamoyltransferase complex ATPase subunit type 1 TsaE — MKETTYTLGLSELDGFASEFLDRFSAGVVILKGDVAAGKTTLVKTIAKLKGLCDDVTSPTFSLQQCYGDDTYHYDIYNKGLDHFVALGMLEELEKPGLHFIEWGNDELEKILDAAGFDVVSIEIEKISDDKREYTVCIR, encoded by the coding sequence ATGAAAGAGACAACATACACACTGGGATTATCGGAATTGGATGGGTTCGCGTCTGAGTTTTTAGACCGTTTTAGTGCAGGTGTCGTGATCTTAAAAGGTGACGTTGCAGCCGGAAAAACGACTTTAGTAAAAACTATAGCGAAACTCAAAGGACTTTGTGATGATGTAACATCACCTACATTCTCGCTCCAACAATGTTACGGAGATGATACGTACCATTACGACATCTACAACAAAGGGCTTGATCATTTTGTAGCTCTGGGGATGCTTGAAGAGCTTGAAAAGCCGGGACTGCACTTCATAGAGTGGGGTAATGACGAGCTAGAGAAGATACTCGATGCAGCGGGATTTGACGTAGTTTCGATCGAGATAGAAAAGATTTCAGATGATAAAAGAGAGTATACTGTATGCATACGCTAA
- the trpD gene encoding anthranilate phosphoribosyltransferase, whose amino-acid sequence MTYEEAKIKFTQLFEHQMDDVQMKEFLESIALDATTPVDEIAAATEVMRAHAVKLPISDETRDKAIDIVGTGGDKIGSFNISSTTSILTAACGGMVAKHGNRSITSKSGSADVLEALGVNLSLGIEQNARLLEEAGWCFMFAQNHHPAMKFIMPIRKSIDHKTIFNVLGPLTNPADIKKYMLGVFDKSFTTKMAEALKMNGATSALVVSSKEGMDEIGISDITYATRLENGMIKEFEIDPQNYGLSLAPLEAIKGGEAKENAKIMLDIFNNNGTTAQRDIVLLNTAASLMVEGLARDIQDGLEMGREALANARAKKKLKQIVEISNKL is encoded by the coding sequence ATGACCTATGAAGAAGCAAAAATAAAATTCACCCAACTGTTTGAGCATCAAATGGATGATGTGCAGATGAAAGAATTTTTAGAAAGTATCGCTCTTGATGCAACTACACCTGTTGATGAGATCGCAGCGGCTACTGAAGTGATGCGAGCGCATGCTGTAAAACTTCCTATATCTGATGAGACAAGAGATAAGGCGATCGACATCGTTGGAACGGGCGGAGACAAGATAGGGAGTTTCAATATCTCCTCTACAACCTCAATACTTACAGCTGCATGCGGCGGTATGGTTGCAAAACACGGAAACCGCTCAATCACTTCAAAAAGCGGAAGTGCAGATGTTCTAGAGGCTTTAGGGGTAAATCTCTCTTTAGGTATAGAACAAAACGCAAGACTTTTAGAAGAAGCGGGCTGGTGTTTTATGTTTGCTCAAAACCATCATCCGGCAATGAAGTTTATTATGCCGATCAGAAAGTCGATCGATCATAAAACTATCTTTAATGTATTAGGACCGTTAACAAATCCGGCAGATATTAAGAAGTATATGCTTGGAGTATTCGATAAAAGCTTTACGACAAAGATGGCTGAAGCACTAAAGATGAACGGTGCTACTTCAGCGTTGGTTGTAAGCTCTAAAGAGGGGATGGATGAGATAGGTATTAGTGATATTACCTATGCAACGCGTTTAGAAAATGGTATGATAAAAGAGTTTGAAATAGACCCGCAAAACTATGGACTCTCTTTAGCACCTCTGGAGGCTATCAAAGGCGGTGAAGCTAAAGAAAATGCAAAGATTATGCTTGATATCTTCAATAATAATGGAACAACTGCACAAAGAGATATTGTACTTTTAAACACTGCAGCATCATTGATGGTTGAGGGGCTTGCGCGTGATATTCAAGATGGTTTGGAGATGGGTAGAGAAGCACTTGCAAATGCACGTGCCAAGAAGAAATTAAAACAGATTGTTGAGATATCAAATAAGCTGTGA
- a CDS encoding RNA-binding S4 domain-containing protein: MRIDKFLNAVNITKRRSVAQDMIANGVVLINDIVVKASKNVEVGNIITINYLKEPKKYKVLQIPTTKSTPKSLQHQYVEEL, from the coding sequence ATGAGAATAGATAAATTTTTAAATGCAGTAAATATTACAAAAAGACGATCAGTCGCTCAAGATATGATAGCAAACGGTGTTGTGCTTATAAATGACATCGTAGTAAAAGCGAGTAAAAATGTTGAAGTTGGAAATATTATTACAATCAACTATTTAAAAGAGCCGAAAAAATATAAAGTATTACAAATACCTACAACAAAATCAACACCAAAATCATTACAACATCAGTACGTAGAGGAGCTTTAG
- a CDS encoding ArsR/SmtB family transcription factor: MEIFLQTIGSINDETRIKILRFINENGEVCVCDIESSFNMIQSRISRHLKILRDGGFLKVRREGRWAYYSIRSPIDKFRENVLNEIACLDLEIPQLKKGCEIE, translated from the coding sequence ATGGAAATATTTTTACAAACAATCGGCTCTATTAATGATGAAACGAGAATTAAAATACTCAGGTTTATCAACGAAAACGGTGAAGTGTGTGTCTGTGACATAGAAAGCTCTTTTAATATGATTCAGTCACGCATCTCAAGACATCTTAAAATTTTAAGAGACGGCGGCTTTTTAAAAGTCAGACGTGAAGGACGCTGGGCATACTACTCTATCCGCTCTCCTATAGATAAATTTAGAGAAAATGTTTTAAACGAGATCGCTTGTCTTGATCTTGAAATCCCTCAATTAAAAAAAGGTTGTGAAATTGAATAA
- a CDS encoding arsenate reductase ArsC has protein sequence MNKKVLILCTGNSCRSIMAEALINAKLGECVEAQSSGVKASGAVNPHAQALLESKGYWRDEYHSKVIETVLDTPFDLVVTVCDHAKETCPMFPKAVKTIHVGFDDPSGKAVEEYEKTLNLIEKELLPVVKEELC, from the coding sequence TTGAATAAAAAAGTTTTAATACTCTGTACAGGAAACAGTTGCCGCTCAATTATGGCAGAAGCATTGATAAATGCAAAACTCGGTGAGTGCGTAGAAGCGCAAAGTTCGGGTGTAAAAGCAAGTGGTGCGGTCAATCCACATGCTCAAGCTCTACTAGAGTCAAAAGGATACTGGAGAGATGAATACCATTCAAAAGTAATCGAGACGGTTTTAGATACTCCGTTTGATTTAGTCGTAACTGTATGTGATCATGCAAAAGAGACTTGTCCTATGTTTCCAAAAGCCGTGAAGACTATACATGTAGGTTTTGATGACCCTTCGGGTAAAGCGGTAGAAGAGTATGAAAAAACACTCAATTTAATTGAGAAAGAACTTTTACCAGTAGTGAAAGAGGAGCTGTGCTAA
- a CDS encoding permease translates to MWYELSKEFIYNVVGLEGKLADATHFFIYDTIKIWFLLLTIIFAVSFLRTWVNTEYVRAHLQGKSALYGHVGASLFGIITPFCSCSAIPLFLGFIQARIPIGVTFSYLISAPMNNEIAIAMLFGIFGWQITSIYIAFGLTVAILGGWLIGRLGMEKEVLMDVKPIEGELEATLVKLSFKERAKEAWNYTLDIFKKIYLYVMLGVGAGAWIHGYIPTDFIATYTGEGNPFAVIVAVLMGIPMYSNAAGVMPLVEVLTSKGMLLGTALSFMMAVTALSLPEALILKKIISLKLIGIFFAIVGSGIIAIGYLFNIIL, encoded by the coding sequence ATGTGGTATGAGCTCTCAAAAGAATTTATTTACAATGTCGTAGGGCTCGAAGGCAAATTAGCTGATGCTACCCACTTTTTTATCTATGACACGATAAAAATTTGGTTCTTACTTCTGACAATCATTTTTGCAGTTTCGTTTTTGCGTACATGGGTAAATACCGAATATGTACGTGCCCACCTGCAAGGAAAATCTGCACTTTACGGTCATGTGGGTGCTTCACTTTTTGGAATCATAACACCGTTTTGTTCTTGTTCTGCTATACCTTTGTTTTTAGGTTTTATTCAAGCACGTATACCTATCGGGGTAACTTTTAGTTATCTGATCTCAGCACCTATGAATAATGAGATTGCCATCGCTATGCTTTTTGGTATCTTTGGCTGGCAGATTACGTCTATCTATATAGCTTTTGGTTTAACGGTCGCAATACTCGGCGGTTGGCTCATAGGAAGACTTGGAATGGAAAAAGAGGTACTGATGGATGTCAAGCCGATCGAAGGTGAACTTGAAGCTACACTGGTAAAACTCTCTTTTAAAGAGAGAGCTAAAGAAGCGTGGAATTACACATTAGATATTTTCAAAAAAATCTATCTCTATGTAATGCTTGGTGTAGGTGCAGGTGCATGGATCCACGGTTATATCCCGACAGACTTTATAGCTACATACACAGGTGAAGGAAATCCATTTGCAGTTATCGTTGCTGTACTTATGGGGATACCGATGTATTCAAATGCAGCGGGTGTAATGCCATTGGTTGAAGTACTCACAAGCAAAGGGATGCTGCTCGGGACAGCGCTAAGTTTTATGATGGCAGTAACAGCCCTTAGCCTGCCGGAAGCATTGATACTTAAAAAGATCATTTCACTCAAACTTATCGGTATCTTTTTTGCCATTGTAGGAAGTGGGATCATTGCTATCGGGTATCTATTTAATATCATTTTATAA
- a CDS encoding thioredoxin family protein: MKIEVLGTGCSKCIQLEAVVKEAVAKSGKFVQIEKVDDIMKIMEYQVVSTPGLVIDGKVVSTGKVLSVDEVLALMEA; the protein is encoded by the coding sequence ATGAAAATAGAAGTATTAGGAACGGGATGTTCAAAGTGTATCCAATTAGAAGCTGTAGTAAAAGAAGCCGTTGCTAAGAGCGGTAAGTTTGTTCAGATAGAAAAAGTAGATGACATCATGAAAATCATGGAGTATCAGGTAGTAAGTACTCCGGGACTTGTAATAGATGGGAAAGTGGTAAGTACGGGTAAAGTTCTAAGTGTAGATGAAGTTCTCGCTTTAATGGAAGCATAA
- a CDS encoding cytochrome c biogenesis CcdA family protein, whose protein sequence is MQEAVLALLESNTLLAFIGAFGAGSITAIAPCSLISVPLLVGSSVALNKDLEGKKKVLYTYAFASLFALGVMISFSILGFIVAKFGGFFSIAPIWAYILAGFLSILIGLYAWGLFGQVNKSSIMTHLIKYRLFGGFLIGIIFGLVSTPCASAPLVAIISVAANSGYIYAYGLILTFALGHSMLLLIAGVSVGFTQSITSSKVVSHISNYINKGFALMLIGIGIYFAWQAYLQF, encoded by the coding sequence TTGCAAGAAGCTGTTTTAGCCCTTCTTGAATCAAATACACTGTTAGCATTTATCGGTGCATTTGGTGCGGGCAGTATCACGGCTATTGCACCCTGCTCTCTTATCTCAGTACCTCTACTAGTAGGTAGTTCGGTAGCTCTCAATAAAGATTTAGAGGGTAAAAAGAAAGTTCTTTATACTTATGCTTTTGCCTCACTGTTTGCCCTCGGTGTTATGATAAGCTTTTCAATTTTAGGTTTTATCGTTGCAAAGTTTGGCGGCTTTTTCTCAATAGCTCCAATATGGGCATATATCTTGGCCGGATTCCTTAGTATATTAATTGGATTATACGCATGGGGTCTCTTTGGGCAAGTGAACAAATCATCAATCATGACACACCTTATAAAATACAGACTTTTTGGCGGTTTTTTAATAGGGATTATCTTTGGTTTAGTGAGTACTCCATGTGCCTCTGCTCCCCTTGTAGCTATTATCAGCGTTGCGGCAAACAGCGGGTATATATATGCTTATGGACTTATATTAACATTTGCATTGGGGCATTCAATGCTCCTTTTAATAGCAGGGGTTTCAGTAGGTTTTACGCAGAGTATTACGTCAAGTAAAGTTGTGTCACACATATCAAATTATATCAACAAAGGTTTTGCCCTTATGCTCATAGGTATAGGTATCTATTTTGCATGGCAGGCCTATTTACAGTTTTAG
- a CDS encoding thioredoxin family protein, with product MKLFSILLLLLSLNATADEQMLKESQFKYVEMSIGKGKPFFLEVGAESCHSCVIMGKMLYKVTQKHPEYNIHFINVQKERDAAYKLKVRMIPTQIIFDKNGKEVYRHIGVFSTDELNKLFQTYSF from the coding sequence ATGAAATTATTTTCAATACTATTATTGCTATTGAGCCTGAATGCTACGGCAGATGAGCAGATGCTCAAAGAGAGTCAATTTAAATATGTCGAAATGAGCATCGGAAAAGGGAAACCCTTCTTTTTAGAAGTTGGTGCAGAGAGCTGTCACAGTTGTGTAATTATGGGAAAGATGCTTTATAAAGTCACGCAAAAACACCCTGAATACAATATCCATTTTATCAATGTACAAAAAGAGAGAGATGCTGCTTATAAGTTAAAAGTTAGAATGATACCTACTCAAATAATTTTTGATAAAAACGGGAAAGAGGTGTATCGCCACATAGGAGTTTTCAGTACAGATGAACTGAATAAGCTGTTTCAGACTTATTCTTTTTAA
- a CDS encoding EAL domain-containing protein translates to MNENISFYKFMHRQILVVIALLVGTSPGYLITGYIYTGMVVELWWFFSILIVSLYGYILYEQYKKCETIEQQEIWLGKVRRFMFLYFSAWTFMFAYYVKHTIIDMHYMAIATQLGCTVVAATILASQKKLVISTVITLMLPITLYFILVASTYSYILAFFTVVLSIVLLYAAKNTHEYLTKSRFQAYHDYLTGLGNRRFFIEVLESSVKENKDRFTYLLLIDLDHFKTINDTLGHDIGDQLLIEVSKRMTGLAREGKHFVARLGGDEFCILSRGFNTNQQCLEDAKEFAQELLDIIKCSYIIDNNHLFISASIGISIINNPRLQANEFLKEADIAMYEAKNNGRDGIIIFNDELCKIIEKKLEIERHLHFAVDNSEVKLQYQPQVNSQGKIIGCEVLARWHNEQIGDVSPDVFIPIAENTGYIIELGEYILERALQALVKWDRSGIRLAQISINISMRQFLDNAFIDMVEKLFDRYNIYSFKTQVIFEITETSTSDNLKKIVDVINKLKNFGIKFSMDDFGTGYSSLSYLREMPIDELKIDKSFVSKLDDEQQALLVKSIIEISRNMNLSIVAEGVEEKYQKDFLEELDCDLYQGYLFYKPLNQEDFEALF, encoded by the coding sequence ATGAATGAAAATATAAGTTTTTATAAATTTATGCATCGACAAATTTTGGTTGTTATCGCACTTTTAGTTGGAACTTCTCCGGGTTATCTTATTACAGGATATATCTATACAGGTATGGTAGTGGAACTGTGGTGGTTTTTCTCAATTCTTATCGTTTCACTGTACGGATATATACTGTACGAACAATACAAAAAATGTGAGACAATTGAACAACAAGAGATATGGTTAGGCAAAGTACGCCGTTTTATGTTTCTTTATTTCTCTGCCTGGACTTTTATGTTCGCTTATTATGTCAAGCACACTATTATAGATATGCACTATATGGCAATAGCTACACAGCTTGGCTGTACCGTTGTTGCTGCTACGATCTTGGCATCGCAAAAGAAGTTGGTTATCTCGACGGTAATTACATTGATGCTGCCTATTACACTTTATTTTATACTTGTTGCATCTACATATAGTTATATCCTTGCATTTTTTACGGTAGTGTTGAGCATAGTGTTGCTTTATGCTGCGAAAAATACACACGAATACCTTACAAAAAGCAGGTTTCAAGCATATCATGATTATTTAACAGGGTTAGGTAATAGAAGATTTTTTATTGAGGTTTTAGAGAGTTCCGTAAAAGAGAATAAAGACCGTTTTACGTATCTTTTACTCATTGACCTTGACCACTTTAAGACGATTAACGATACTCTTGGACATGATATAGGTGATCAGCTTCTCATAGAAGTTTCAAAAAGAATGACGGGACTTGCAAGAGAGGGGAAACATTTCGTAGCACGTCTGGGTGGGGATGAGTTTTGTATCTTAAGTAGAGGATTCAATACGAATCAACAGTGTCTTGAAGATGCAAAAGAGTTTGCGCAAGAGTTGTTAGATATTATCAAATGCTCGTATATCATTGACAATAACCACCTTTTTATCAGTGCAAGTATCGGTATCAGTATTATTAACAATCCAAGACTTCAAGCAAACGAGTTCCTAAAAGAAGCCGACATTGCTATGTATGAAGCGAAAAATAACGGGCGCGACGGAATCATCATTTTTAATGATGAACTTTGTAAAATTATAGAGAAGAAACTTGAAATTGAAAGACATTTACATTTTGCAGTTGATAACAGTGAAGTAAAACTGCAGTACCAACCACAAGTAAACTCACAAGGCAAGATAATAGGGTGTGAAGTACTTGCAAGATGGCATAACGAACAGATAGGAGATGTATCTCCGGATGTTTTCATACCGATAGCTGAAAATACTGGGTATATCATCGAACTGGGAGAGTATATACTTGAACGTGCCTTACAAGCACTTGTAAAATGGGATCGAAGCGGGATAAGACTAGCACAGATTTCTATAAATATCAGTATGAGACAGTTTCTAGATAACGCTTTTATAGATATGGTGGAAAAACTTTTTGACCGCTATAATATCTATAGTTTCAAAACACAGGTTATTTTCGAGATCACGGAGACAAGTACATCAGATAATCTTAAAAAGATAGTAGATGTTATTAATAAACTCAAAAACTTCGGTATTAAGTTCTCAATGGATGACTTTGGGACTGGTTATTCATCTTTGAGTTATCTTCGTGAGATGCCGATTGATGAGTTGAAAATTGACAAGTCGTTTGTTTCAAAACTTGATGACGAACAACAAGCTTTACTTGTAAAAAGTATTATAGAGATCTCTAGAAATATGAACCTCTCTATTGTCGCTGAAGGGGTGGAAGAGAAATATCAAAAAGATTTCCTTGAAGAGTTAGACTGTGATCTCTATCAAGGATACCTGTTCTACAAACCTTTAAATCAAGAGGATTTTGAAGCTCTTTTTTAA
- a CDS encoding methyltransferase domain-containing protein, whose protein sequence is MLPSMLSLYSKSLLEIIEILKEQIDTINEHDTIAFEVYNPDKESSSTTIIHSYKTWVDLAQLLKCKMLTPQAIDEDYVVIRYKKLSRDSFHAVDADKEEKYGADSIFAQINKNEETSFIYHYAQALKNVKLDQRVRVLNLGVNNGDEFEVIEKLSSNFENIELLGIDYCASAIEDAKEKFQGKNNVSFMQADINELNSLELGEFDLIISIGTLQSSNLNLNKTFMSIVQNQLSTEGALILAFPNCRWIDGEMIYGAMMRNYNYSEMSNLYKDVVFCKKYLQQKKFRVTITGKDYIFLTATSIRK, encoded by the coding sequence ATGTTACCGTCTATGTTAAGTTTATACTCAAAATCACTTTTAGAAATTATCGAAATATTAAAAGAACAAATAGATACTATTAATGAGCATGATACGATCGCTTTTGAAGTCTATAATCCTGATAAAGAAAGCTCAAGTACAACTATTATTCATTCTTATAAAACATGGGTTGATCTCGCTCAGCTTTTAAAATGTAAGATGTTAACGCCCCAAGCTATAGATGAAGATTACGTTGTAATCCGATATAAAAAACTTTCACGTGACAGTTTTCATGCCGTAGATGCAGATAAAGAGGAAAAGTATGGAGCAGATTCTATCTTTGCACAGATAAATAAAAATGAAGAAACATCGTTTATCTACCACTATGCCCAAGCGCTGAAAAATGTAAAGCTCGATCAAAGAGTAAGAGTTTTAAATCTCGGTGTCAATAACGGTGATGAATTTGAGGTGATAGAGAAACTCTCCTCGAACTTTGAAAATATTGAACTTCTTGGAATTGATTACTGTGCATCTGCTATTGAGGATGCAAAAGAAAAGTTTCAAGGGAAAAACAATGTCAGTTTTATGCAGGCCGACATCAATGAACTGAACTCTTTAGAACTTGGAGAGTTTGACCTTATCATCAGCATAGGGACACTGCAAAGCTCAAACCTCAATCTCAACAAAACGTTTATGTCGATCGTGCAAAATCAGCTCAGCACTGAGGGTGCACTTATCTTGGCGTTTCCAAACTGCCGCTGGATTGACGGGGAGATGATATACGGAGCTATGATGCGCAACTATAACTACTCAGAGATGTCAAATCTTTATAAAGATGTAGTGTTTTGTAAAAAGTATCTCCAACAAAAGAAATTTCGTGTTACCATAACGGGAAAGGATTATATCTTTTTAACAGCTACATCAATTAGGAAGTGA
- a CDS encoding metallophosphoesterase produces MKSYMFFSVLSILFVSLHSLFYLRVIRRLLVSSQVKKALTSLLVLNFLLNLSYFFIRYSDLLPYELLYLSSTSIGVTFVLLLYLILHEVLNIFHFSLKKVQRSKREFIKKTGDGALLALATSYVTAGVYEGSKEPVINVVKANLFDFSIVQISDLHIGGLIDKEYVKESVIKINTLNPDLVMITGDLVDTEIESIAEIIVELNNIESKYGIYMVLGNHEYFHNPYKIIDFIKTRTKVKLLLNESVTIEALKVNIVGVNDLFGYRTGILAPNFAKAFSQVDKNYPSILLSHQPKSLELLGSHKPKLILSGHTHGGQIWPFNHLVMLQQPYLKGLHTLDYGGKIYVNSGIGFWGPPMRLGSQAEIAYII; encoded by the coding sequence ATGAAAAGTTATATGTTTTTCTCTGTCTTATCAATTTTATTTGTATCGCTTCACTCGTTGTTCTACCTGAGAGTGATCAGAAGACTGCTTGTAAGTTCGCAAGTTAAAAAGGCTCTGACATCTCTGCTTGTTCTAAACTTTTTACTCAACCTCTCCTACTTCTTCATACGATACAGTGATCTGCTCCCTTATGAGCTTTTATATCTCTCTTCGACATCAATAGGAGTTACTTTTGTCTTACTTTTGTATCTCATCTTGCATGAAGTGCTCAATATTTTTCACTTCTCACTCAAAAAGGTGCAACGCTCAAAAAGGGAGTTTATTAAAAAAACCGGTGACGGAGCCCTACTCGCTCTTGCAACTTCTTATGTAACTGCGGGGGTATATGAGGGGAGTAAAGAACCTGTTATCAATGTAGTAAAAGCAAATCTTTTTGATTTTTCTATAGTTCAGATCAGTGATCTGCATATCGGAGGACTTATAGATAAAGAGTATGTAAAAGAGAGTGTTATAAAGATAAATACTTTAAACCCTGATCTCGTTATGATCACGGGTGATCTGGTCGATACCGAGATAGAATCTATCGCAGAAATAATCGTAGAGTTAAACAACATCGAATCTAAGTATGGAATCTACATGGTTTTAGGGAATCACGAATATTTTCACAACCCTTATAAGATCATAGATTTCATCAAAACACGAACAAAGGTCAAACTACTCCTAAACGAATCCGTTACAATCGAAGCACTCAAAGTAAATATAGTGGGTGTAAATGATCTTTTTGGATATAGAACAGGTATTTTAGCACCTAACTTTGCCAAAGCATTTAGTCAGGTAGATAAAAACTATCCATCTATCCTGCTCTCACACCAACCAAAATCGTTAGAGCTCCTTGGTTCACATAAACCAAAACTCATACTAAGCGGTCATACCCATGGGGGACAAATCTGGCCTTTTAACCATCTGGTGATGTTGCAGCAGCCATACCTTAAAGGGTTACACACTTTAGATTACGGCGGTAAGATCTATGTAAATTCGGGCATAGGATTTTGGGGTCCCCCTATGCGTCTGGGTTCTCAAGCCGAAATCGCATATATTATTTAG